The segment GGGAACTTGGGAAGAGATAATATTCAGTCTTGTGAAGAATTCTTGTCATAATGTTTGtatcatttataaatttaagCTATATGTAAATAGTGtcattacagtaaaacatggttatagagAACATGCttattatgaattaatgcatacagcgaagtgattttcattccctgtaACTataacatgttgtaaacttgatggATATAACAAGTTAcacttataacgaagcaaaatcagCCGTTCCTGGCACTTTGCCATAAtttttttactgtacatgtatcttgtagAACTTTACTCCCATGCTTTCACTTGGCAAGCCGCGTAGTAATTTGCTACCTAGAgcaaaaaacattttgttgatatttttatctCCAGTAAGCAAGTGAATcaataaaaacactttattaTATAGGTAAATTTACCTTTTTCAGGGAGTCAATCATGTCTTCTGACCTGCTAATGACTGCCATTCACAACAGAGACTTGTTGTCTCTTAAAAAGATATACGACACAGAGTCCAAAGAAGACCGTTTGTTTTCATTGGACTCCATCAACAGAGGAGAGCGAATGACTCCTCTATGCTTAGCAGCAAAACTGGGAAATCTCGAAATAGTGGAATATCTGTTGCAAAATGGGGCTAAGCCAAGCGTTGCATGCACGTGTGTTCATCGAAACAAAGCCGCTTTGCATTTTGCTTGTGAGAACTGTCATGCAGATTCAGCTCAGATTGTTGAACTTCTGCTTGATGCTGGTGCTAATTTGGAGCAAGAGACATTCGATTTTGAGAAAGCCCTGCATTTTGCTTGCGAGTTTAATAATCCGCCTGTGGTAGAGTGTTTAGTTCAGAGTGGGGCAGATATCAACTGTGTGAACTTGGATGGAAAGTCTCCGTTATCGTTGGCATGCTCGAGACAGAAGAATGTACGGAGTTTGTCCATCATCAAGTTTTTAATTGACAATGGAGCAGATTTAAATAATTCAGATGGCATGCAAAATATCCACCCAGTAAGGCTacttattcaaaacaaaaatctgGAAGCTGTTCAGTATTTAATCGACAAAGAGCTTTTGTCTGAAAATGAGAATTTTTTGACTGATGCTGTTTTGACTTCTAATCCTGATATGGTGAAACTTTTGATGGACCATCAGAACAACATTAATAGAACTTACTCTCTGTTTGAATTGACGCCTCTGCATCAGGCTTGCATGTCTCCAGTGGTTAGCCCTGAAATTGTGGAAATCTTACTGACTCATGGTGCTAATCCAAATGTAAAGAGCAAAACTCAAGAAACACCTCTGCATTATGCCTGTCAGAAAGGAAATGTTCAAAAAGTGGTTTTACTGCTGAAATTTGGTGCAAATGTTAACAGTACTAATAAACATGGATTCTCTCCCCTTGACGCATGTGTCATCAAGTCTTGCTGCACAACTGAAATGAAACTTTTGATCTTGAAATGTTTCATGCTTGCAGGGCTGAAGGTTGACAGTGCATTAAGGCAGAACTTGCTCCGATACAGAGAGCACTTCGACCCATTAGAGTATTCTCTCATTGACAGTCATCTTACAGTCGCCTTGAATACTCCAATGAGTCTGCTGAATACCTGTAGGATTTGTATAAGGCGATTTATGAGCCTGCCCGGTCCCAAAGTCTTTGCTACATTATCAGAGGAATTGCCATCTTCAATTTGTGATTTCCTGCAGTTTGCTGACTTGTTTGCACTCAAAGAGAAACCGTAAAAAAGGATTCAGTTATGTGTACTTTTGAACTGCCATTGTTTGAAAAAGCTCAGTGTTTTATTAAACAGATTATATTGTgcaattattttctttgttagtatattttatttttattaagtgGCATTGAACTGCTTTTTTGCTTATACATGGACAATCTATTTTTTTGTGTAGATACTCTAACATCTAGTCTTTTATTGAGTTTAGGGATGATAAGGTTCAAGTACATC is part of the Magallana gigas chromosome 3, xbMagGiga1.1, whole genome shotgun sequence genome and harbors:
- the LOC105329659 gene encoding putative ankyrin repeat protein RF_0381 isoform X1; its protein translation is MSSDLLMTAIHNRDLLSLKKIYDTESKEDRLFSLDSINRGERMTPLCLAAKLGNLEIVEYLLQNGAKPSVACTCVHRNKAALHFACENCHADSAQIVELLLDAGANLEQETFDFEKALHFACEFNNPPVVECLVQSGADINCVNLDGKSPLSLACSRQKNVRSLSIIKFLIDNGADLNNSDGMQNIHPVRLLIQNKNLEAVQYLIDKELLSENENFLTDAVLTSNPDMVKLLMDHQNNINRTYSLFELTPLHQACMSPVVSPEIVEILLTHGANPNVKSKTQETPLHYACQKGNVQKVVLLLKFGANVNSTNKHGFSPLDACVIKSCCTTEMKLLILKCFMLAGLKVDSALRQNLLRYREHFDPLEYSLIDSHLTVALNTPMSLLNTCRICIRRFMSLPGPKVFATLSEELPSSICDFLQFADLFALKEKP